AGAAAATAAAGTAAAGAAGAGCGATCTGGATACCCACAATAATAATGATTGACAAGCTCGGGGAAAAAACATGATTCAAAGAAGGTTTAAGAAAAATAAGCTGGCGACCACGCTTTCGGTGATCCTGGGGGCCACAGCCGTTGCACCTGTTTTAACCGTAAATGCACAGGAGCAGGCGGAAAAACAAATTGAAGTAATACAGGTAACGGGGATGCGTTCAAGCATCAAGGAATCTACCCGTTTAAAGCGTGATGCCGTCGGGGTAGTAGATGCCATTTCAGCAGAAGACATAGGTAAATTCCCCGATACCAACCTGGCCGAGTCTTTACAACGTATTACCGGGGTATCCATAGACAGAAGCAATGGCGAAGGCAGCCGGGTAACGGTGCGCGGCTTTGGCCCGCAATTTAACATGGTTACCCTGAACGGCCGCGCCATGCCGGCATCATCCTTACCCGAAGGGGGGGGAGCTTCCGATAACCGGGCTTATGATTTCCAGAACCTTGCCTCAGATGCGATTAAATCCGTTGAAGTATATAAAACCGGCAAAGCGTCAATCGCCACCGGCGGCATAGGGGCATCGATTAATATCAATACCGCCAAGCCGCTGGACAATCCCGGCCTGCAAACCAGTTTCGGCTCCAAGGCGCTGTACGATACCAGCGTCCGCGACGGCGTCAGGGATTATAACGATAAAGTGACCCCGGAATTTTCCGGCCTGATCAGCTGGACCGACGAAGAGGAAGTGTTCGGCGCCTCGGTCAATGCCAGCTTCTCCGAACGTCACAGCAGCGCCACCGGCGCCACCATCAATAACTGGAGCAACCGTACCTACGACGGCTCCATTAACCGTGAAGTGAGCGAACCTTATACGGTGGATGGTGTGACCTATCCCGCCTCCAACATTGTTAACGGCCCTGAGATGGGGGAGGCTTACCAGCTACCCTCCGATATCGCCTACCGTCTTGAAGATACCCAGCGCGAGCGTACCAATGCCCAGTTAACCCTGCAATACCGTCCGCTGGAAAATGTCACCACCACCTTAGATTACACCTATACCAAGCTGGACTCCCAGGTGCATTCCTCGGATCTTTCCGGCTGGTTCGACTCTTATGTCGGCACCGCGGAATTTACCGAAGGGCTGAACCCGACGCCGGAAGTGTATATCGAAAACCGTAATGAAAATCCGCCGCGGGACGTCGCCCTGAAACAGATTCATTATAACTCCCTCACCGAAGACAAATCCCTGGGCTTGAATATCAACTGGGAAGTGACGGACGAGTTCACCCTGACCCTGGATGCCCATGATTCCGAGTCGGTCAGTAAACCTACCGAAGGGTACGGCAACGCCTTAACCGTCGGCATAGGCTCCAACGTCCATAAGAGCGTAGGGGCCATCTATGGCAGCAGCGGCTTGCCTTCGATGCAGGTGGTGTTCGATGACTGTGATCCCCGGGTTGCCACCCAGGACGGCGTAGGCGGCTATAACTGTAACGGCCAGCTGGATGTCTCGGATGTGGGCACAACCATGATGCAAACCGCCTTTTCCAACAACGACAATGAAATCCAGCAAATCCGTCTGGACGGCGAATATGAGTTTGAAAACGGCAGCATCAACTTTGGTATTGAATCGCGCAAGATGGAAAATACCACCATCCAGTCCAATACCGGCAACCAGACCATGGGGGGCTGGAGTGCTTCTAACGCCGGTGAACTACCGGAAGGTTTCCTGGATCCTATCGACTTCAACGACTCCCTTGACGATTATAAAATCAAAGACGGCTGGACCCAGGGCTATCGCGGCGACGCTAAAGAAATCGGCCAGTGGGCGGCGGAAAAATACGATCTGGAATTTGGCCGCAATCCTAACGAGTCTAACCACAGGGTGATCGAAGAAGACATTACCGCCCTTTATTTTGAAATCAACCTCGACGGCGAACTGGGCGACATGCCATTTCATATGAGTGCCGGCCTGCGTTATGAAAGCACGGATTCCAAGTCATCCGCCAAATCCGCGATACCGACGGCAATCCAGTGGGACAGTAATAACGATACCCAGGTGATACAGGGCAGTTTTGCCGATGCCGAAAGCTATAGCGTGTCCAACAGCTATGATCACCTGCTGCCGAGCTTTGATTTTGACCTGACCGTAGTAGAAAACGTCATCACCCGTTTCTCCTACAGCAAAACCATAGCACGCCCCAGTTATGGCCAGTTAGACGCGCAAACGGCGATTAACGGCGGCCCGGCCCTGCCGACCATCCTGGATGACCAGGTATACGGCAGCGCCAACTCGGGTAACCCGGAACTGGTGCCGCTTGAATCCGACAACCTGGATTTATCGGTGGAATGGTATTTTGAAGATACCAGTTATGTTTCCGCCGGTTACTATGAAAAACGGGTGGAAAATTTTGTCGGCACCGAGCCGCTGATCGCCAACTTCTTCGACTTAAGGGATGTTACCAACGGCCCGCGCGCCGAGCAGGCGATAGCGGAACTGGCAGCCCTGGGCATCACCAACCCGGACGATACCCAGTTGTTTTCTATGGTCGCCGCCAACGAACTCGGGGTAGCGTATGACTCCATGACGGCGCTGGAATTTGAAGATGCCATCGACATTCTGCCCAACAGCGATGACCCGCAAATGATGTTCCGCTATAACGCGCCGGTCAACAACAAGGAAGCCAAGGTTTACGGCTGGGAGTTTGCCCTGCAGCACTTCTTCGGCGATACAGGTTTTGGTATGCAGGCCAACTACACCATAGTGAAAGGGGATATAGGTTTTGATGTCAGCTCAGACGAAGTCCAGTTTGCCCTGCAGGGGTTAAGCGATACCGCCAACCTGGTCTTGCTCTATGAAAAAGACGACATCACGGTGCGCCTGGCCTACAACTGGCGTGACGAATTCCTGGAAAATGCCAACCGCAGCGCGGGTGAGCCGGAATTTGTTGAAGCCTATGACCAGATTGATATGAGCGCCAGTTATCAGGTGAACGATAACTTCTCGGTGTCCTTTGCCGGTATCAACCTTACCGGTGAAGATATCCGCAAA
This genomic window from Thalassomonas viridans contains:
- a CDS encoding TonB-dependent receptor, translating into MIQRRFKKNKLATTLSVILGATAVAPVLTVNAQEQAEKQIEVIQVTGMRSSIKESTRLKRDAVGVVDAISAEDIGKFPDTNLAESLQRITGVSIDRSNGEGSRVTVRGFGPQFNMVTLNGRAMPASSLPEGGGASDNRAYDFQNLASDAIKSVEVYKTGKASIATGGIGASININTAKPLDNPGLQTSFGSKALYDTSVRDGVRDYNDKVTPEFSGLISWTDEEEVFGASVNASFSERHSSATGATINNWSNRTYDGSINREVSEPYTVDGVTYPASNIVNGPEMGEAYQLPSDIAYRLEDTQRERTNAQLTLQYRPLENVTTTLDYTYTKLDSQVHSSDLSGWFDSYVGTAEFTEGLNPTPEVYIENRNENPPRDVALKQIHYNSLTEDKSLGLNINWEVTDEFTLTLDAHDSESVSKPTEGYGNALTVGIGSNVHKSVGAIYGSSGLPSMQVVFDDCDPRVATQDGVGGYNCNGQLDVSDVGTTMMQTAFSNNDNEIQQIRLDGEYEFENGSINFGIESRKMENTTIQSNTGNQTMGGWSASNAGELPEGFLDPIDFNDSLDDYKIKDGWTQGYRGDAKEIGQWAAEKYDLEFGRNPNESNHRVIEEDITALYFEINLDGELGDMPFHMSAGLRYESTDSKSSAKSAIPTAIQWDSNNDTQVIQGSFADAESYSVSNSYDHLLPSFDFDLTVVENVITRFSYSKTIARPSYGQLDAQTAINGGPALPTILDDQVYGSANSGNPELVPLESDNLDLSVEWYFEDTSYVSAGYYEKRVENFVGTEPLIANFFDLRDVTNGPRAEQAIAELAALGITNPDDTQLFSMVAANELGVAYDSMTALEFEDAIDILPNSDDPQMMFRYNAPVNNKEAKVYGWEFALQHFFGDTGFGMQANYTIVKGDIGFDVSSDEVQFALQGLSDTANLVLLYEKDDITVRLAYNWRDEFLENANRSAGEPEFVEAYDQIDMSASYQVNDNFSVSFAGINLTGEDIRKHGRNKNQFTFGEESEPRYEIGARYTF